In a genomic window of Dyadobacter fermentans DSM 18053:
- a CDS encoding sensor histidine kinase, giving the protein MKPAFFSKYEWWYHFAMMPVCFALGNYYMLGERYFFHLPTFLTATSLAFALYWFSVVLLTVTIRKTAGSAAEGHILRQMLRMFRKLALVTAFLAIFNCWIYSLVPSLQVGFSWAVLWPLVAIGLLCDAFICALLGLFYALQQWKNDQADDEKLARQSVEVEFDALKGQVNPHFLFNSLNTLSSLINADPMQAEDFVEDLARVYRYTLQGGRTELVPLQSELGFLQVYIQLLQARYNDALVVEMPDRCPADLSIPPLMLQILIDNAVQYNMLSSSRPLTITLSITGERAIRVTNNIQMRHRTLRATGAGLRGLSTKLLAFTSRKLEISESDDTFSVTIPLLPDTAPASMQ; this is encoded by the coding sequence TTGAAGCCGGCCTTTTTCTCGAAATACGAGTGGTGGTACCATTTTGCGATGATGCCCGTTTGCTTTGCGCTGGGCAACTATTACATGCTGGGCGAGCGGTACTTCTTCCATTTGCCTACGTTTTTAACGGCAACCTCTCTCGCATTTGCCCTCTACTGGTTTTCGGTGGTGCTGCTCACGGTTACCATCCGCAAAACGGCCGGCAGCGCCGCCGAAGGGCATATTCTCCGGCAAATGCTCCGGATGTTCCGGAAGCTGGCGCTCGTAACGGCATTCCTGGCCATTTTCAACTGCTGGATTTACAGCCTGGTGCCTTCGCTCCAAGTCGGCTTTTCGTGGGCGGTCCTGTGGCCGCTGGTCGCGATCGGGCTGCTTTGCGATGCGTTTATCTGTGCCCTGCTCGGTCTTTTTTATGCATTGCAGCAATGGAAAAACGACCAGGCCGACGATGAGAAACTCGCCCGGCAATCCGTGGAAGTGGAATTTGATGCATTGAAAGGGCAGGTTAACCCGCATTTTTTGTTCAACAGCCTCAATACGCTGTCGTCGCTCATTAATGCCGACCCGATGCAGGCCGAAGATTTTGTGGAAGACCTCGCGCGCGTTTACCGCTATACGCTCCAAGGTGGCCGCACGGAGCTGGTGCCGCTGCAATCGGAGCTCGGCTTTCTCCAAGTCTACATCCAGCTTTTGCAGGCGCGCTACAACGATGCGCTGGTAGTTGAAATGCCCGACCGCTGTCCGGCCGACCTATCCATTCCGCCGCTGATGCTGCAAATCCTGATCGACAACGCGGTGCAGTACAACATGCTTTCGTCCAGCCGCCCGCTCACGATCACGCTCAGCATTACCGGCGAGCGCGCCATACGCGTGACAAACAATATTCAGATGCGCCACCGCACCCTTCGAGCCACCGGTGCCGGCCTCCGGGGTTTATCGACGAAGCTGCTGGCGTTTACCTCCCGCAAGCTGGAAATATCGGAAAGCGACGACACTTTTTCGGTAACGATCCCGCTCCTGCCCGACACCGCTCCGGCTTCAATGCAATGA
- a CDS encoding sensor histidine kinase: MKKKLLFEKLPEKIPSANRWAYAACAVAFLLFFNFLTVGAAVFGDPALFLKTTFLNAAILGAAFGIQSAVGRYITRRYADVQQTLVRVALSICMHAVVSGVFVLLAGWLYIGWGLFRSVLTADALVVVYMVNLAAIVLGTGLWESFDALARWRQHEINSERLMKENVNGQLESLKTQISPHFLFNTLNSLSALIGEDPQKAEQFVDEMARVYRYLLQTNHSSVDQGDFGQLTTLKKELSFIESYGHLLKTRYGDGMKLYIHVEDSFLDARIPPLTLQLLVENAVKHNVIRASRPLTIFILSTVEGGLMVRNNLQKKNLTAGAENIESTHVGLANIITKYKLLAEYRAWPGPADGRKQSRVFHRNHPIDFLKA; the protein is encoded by the coding sequence ATGAAGAAGAAATTATTGTTTGAAAAACTCCCGGAAAAAATCCCGTCGGCAAACCGCTGGGCCTATGCTGCCTGCGCGGTTGCATTCCTGTTGTTTTTCAATTTTCTGACGGTCGGAGCGGCAGTTTTTGGCGACCCTGCATTGTTTCTGAAAACGACATTCCTGAATGCGGCCATCCTGGGTGCGGCATTCGGCATCCAATCGGCGGTGGGACGGTACATTACCCGGCGCTACGCCGATGTGCAGCAGACGCTCGTGCGCGTGGCTTTGTCTATTTGCATGCACGCGGTGGTTTCGGGCGTATTTGTGCTGCTGGCGGGCTGGTTGTACATTGGCTGGGGCTTGTTCCGTTCGGTTTTGACGGCCGATGCCCTGGTAGTCGTGTACATGGTGAATCTCGCGGCGATCGTGCTCGGCACGGGGCTATGGGAAAGCTTCGACGCTCTCGCACGCTGGCGGCAGCACGAGATCAACAGCGAACGGCTGATGAAAGAGAACGTAAACGGGCAGCTCGAAAGCCTCAAAACGCAGATCAGCCCGCATTTTCTTTTCAATACATTAAACTCCCTCTCTGCGCTGATCGGCGAAGACCCGCAAAAGGCGGAACAGTTTGTGGATGAAATGGCGCGGGTGTACCGCTATCTGCTGCAAACGAACCATTCGTCCGTAGACCAGGGGGATTTCGGGCAGTTAACGACGTTAAAAAAAGAATTGTCGTTCATTGAATCGTACGGACACCTCCTCAAAACGCGATACGGCGACGGTATGAAGCTTTACATCCACGTGGAAGACAGCTTCCTGGACGCCCGCATTCCGCCGCTAACGCTGCAATTGCTCGTCGAAAACGCTGTTAAGCACAATGTAATACGCGCGAGCAGACCGCTCACGATTTTTATCCTGAGCACCGTGGAGGGAGGACTGATGGTGCGCAACAACCTGCAAAAGAAAAATCTCACGGCCGGTGCGGAAAACATCGAATCCACGCACGTAGGCCTGGCGAATATCATTACCAAATATAAACTGCTGGCAGAATACCGGGCCTGGCCTGGCCCAGCCGATGGTCGAAAGCAATCACGAGTTTTTCACCGTAACCATCCCATTGATTTCCTGAAAGCATGA
- a CDS encoding LytR/AlgR family response regulator transcription factor, with translation MNALIVEDEDLSVRRLKKMLSEVAPSLHITGVTDSIEQTVEWVLENRAAGHADPDLIFLDIELSDGQSFEIFNRIEVSSSIIFTTSYDEYALQAFKHNSIDYLLKPVHRDELQRALHKYDKLKGQPATDQSLASIKKLLEDFKKTSAVEYRQRFLVKQGQKMLSIEVNEIAYFFTDDRYSFFMTDSNQKMLVDYTLDELADSLNPSRFFRINRGMMITHRSVEKIDPYFGNRLALTLRPAHNKEALVSREKVSDFKVWMGK, from the coding sequence ATGAATGCGCTTATCGTAGAAGATGAAGACCTGTCGGTCCGCCGCCTCAAAAAAATGCTGTCCGAAGTAGCACCGTCGCTGCACATCACCGGTGTTACCGACAGTATCGAGCAAACCGTGGAATGGGTACTCGAAAACCGCGCGGCCGGCCATGCCGACCCCGATCTGATATTCCTGGACATCGAGCTTTCCGACGGCCAGAGCTTCGAGATTTTCAACCGGATCGAAGTTTCCAGCTCGATCATCTTCACGACCTCCTACGACGAATATGCGTTGCAGGCATTCAAGCACAACAGCATCGACTACCTGCTCAAACCCGTGCACCGCGACGAATTGCAGCGCGCCCTGCACAAATACGACAAATTGAAGGGACAACCGGCGACCGACCAATCGCTGGCAAGCATTAAAAAGCTGCTGGAAGATTTCAAAAAGACATCGGCTGTTGAATACCGCCAGCGCTTTCTGGTGAAACAAGGCCAGAAAATGCTGTCCATCGAAGTGAATGAAATAGCCTATTTCTTCACCGACGACCGTTACAGCTTTTTCATGACGGATTCCAACCAGAAAATGCTCGTAGACTACACGCTCGACGAGCTCGCCGACTCGCTGAACCCTTCACGCTTTTTCCGGATCAACCGCGGCATGATGATCACCCACCGCTCGGTAGAAAAAATCGACCCCTATTTCGGGAACCGCCTCGCGCTCACCTTACGCCCCGCGCATAACAAAGAAGCGCTCGTGAGTCGGGAGAAAGTGAGTGATTTTAAGGTTTGGATGGGGAAATAG
- a CDS encoding metallophosphoesterase family protein, with translation MKPDFFKKFSKPVFKRDVPDDTFKYQPAPKPSGKYPYHLDLEAIDPVPDQNKLAFHMVGDTGSIRTPDFQKLVVGEMVKQFEATEKTGYEPQFLFHLGDVVYNHGEASEYQRQFFDPYKKYPGPIFAIPGNHDSDINPDSRVRYGSLDAFTTVFCDTERRTVPFSGNAERKSMIQPNVYWTLVTPLANIIGMYSNVPKFGVVTDEQRNWLMHELRTADKERPDKAVILCLHHSPYSADINHGSSIPMIELLEGVFEETGIYPDIVFSGHVHNYQRFSRYYHGGRVLPFIVAGSGGYDELHPVAYTNDYRFTSALPIFEGIQLESSCDTKHGFLKVLLERTADGITLTAEFYTLPHERHIGPGQNAALEDRLVVKI, from the coding sequence ATGAAACCAGATTTTTTCAAGAAATTCTCCAAACCCGTTTTCAAAAGAGACGTTCCCGACGATACCTTCAAGTACCAGCCCGCACCCAAACCGTCCGGAAAATATCCTTACCACCTCGATCTCGAAGCCATCGATCCCGTGCCCGATCAGAACAAGCTGGCATTCCACATGGTAGGCGATACCGGCAGCATCCGCACGCCCGATTTTCAGAAACTGGTGGTAGGGGAAATGGTGAAGCAGTTTGAAGCGACGGAGAAAACAGGCTACGAACCGCAGTTTTTGTTCCACCTCGGCGATGTGGTGTACAATCACGGTGAAGCCAGCGAGTACCAGCGTCAGTTTTTCGATCCTTATAAAAAATACCCCGGGCCGATTTTCGCGATCCCCGGCAACCACGACAGCGACATCAATCCCGACAGCCGCGTCCGTTACGGCAGTCTCGATGCATTCACGACCGTTTTTTGCGATACCGAGCGCCGCACGGTGCCTTTCAGCGGCAATGCGGAACGGAAAAGCATGATCCAGCCGAACGTGTACTGGACGCTCGTCACTCCGCTCGCGAACATCATCGGTATGTATAGCAATGTGCCCAAATTCGGCGTAGTGACCGACGAGCAGCGCAATTGGCTCATGCACGAACTCCGGACCGCCGATAAAGAGCGCCCCGACAAAGCCGTGATCCTCTGCCTGCACCATTCGCCTTATTCGGCGGATATCAACCACGGTTCGAGCATTCCGATGATCGAATTACTGGAAGGTGTTTTTGAAGAAACCGGCATTTATCCCGACATCGTTTTCAGCGGGCACGTGCATAATTACCAGCGTTTCAGCAGGTACTACCACGGCGGCCGCGTGCTGCCTTTCATTGTGGCAGGTAGCGGCGGGTACGACGAGCTGCACCCCGTCGCTTACACAAACGACTACCGTTTCACCAGCGCATTACCCATTTTCGAAGGCATTCAGCTGGAAAGCAGCTGCGATACCAAGCACGGATTTCTAAAAGTGCTTTTGGAAAGAACAGCCGACGGCATCACGCTCACCGCCGAATTCTATACGCTTCCCCATGAGCGCCACATCGGGCCGGGACAGAATGCCGCGCTGGAAGACCGGCTGGTAGTGAAAATATGA
- a CDS encoding RNA polymerase sigma factor: protein MTSEADLISGCLLNDRIAQRQLYDRYKKAMYTLAYRITGDFDDANDVLQDAFLEIFKHLNQFRGESTLGAWIKQIIVRKSMKKKRLVIWENVEGYMGESIDWGESEINAAHLETAILSLPDGFRTIFVLAEVEGYTHREIAVMLKISEGTSKSQLFHAKRKLRTMLSAN from the coding sequence ATGACTTCGGAAGCCGACTTGATCTCTGGTTGCCTCTTAAATGACCGCATTGCGCAGCGGCAGCTGTACGACCGATACAAAAAGGCCATGTACACGCTAGCCTACCGCATTACCGGTGATTTCGACGACGCCAACGATGTTTTGCAGGATGCCTTTCTTGAGATATTCAAACACCTGAACCAGTTCCGTGGCGAATCGACGCTCGGGGCGTGGATCAAGCAGATCATCGTGCGGAAATCCATGAAGAAGAAACGGCTGGTGATCTGGGAGAATGTGGAGGGTTACATGGGCGAGAGCATCGACTGGGGCGAATCGGAGATCAATGCCGCACATCTGGAAACAGCCATTCTGTCGCTACCCGACGGTTTTCGTACAATCTTCGTCCTGGCCGAAGTGGAGGGATACACGCACCGGGAGATTGCCGTAATGCTCAAAATTTCGGAAGGAACTTCGAAGTCACAGCTGTTTCATGCCAAAAGAAAACTCCGGACAATGCTTTCGGCAAACTGA
- a CDS encoding metallophosphoesterase family protein translates to MRIKSGIRCLTLLAVLAFLTSCDQFEFSPNQYFDHSSPSNLNAQNLARLRQHAADDTVTIVFAGDTQRWYAEQERFVNKVNSLENVDLVLLAGDISDFGLLQEFKWVHKRLSELRVPYFAIIGNHDMVANGRQIFRQMFGELNYSFVYGGIKFIAHNTNGLEAPGEHIPDLGWLAHELQNTERARHIITVSHVPPFNPAEFGPESLEPYTQLLQNTPNLLLSLHGHVHQHQDYSPFGDNVRYMTSFSFEQSAFVLLRIVNGQVIKSTIPY, encoded by the coding sequence ATGAGAATCAAAAGCGGCATTCGATGCCTCACTTTACTGGCTGTACTCGCTTTCCTGACTTCGTGCGACCAGTTCGAATTCAGTCCGAACCAGTATTTCGATCATTCCAGCCCTAGCAACCTGAACGCACAAAACCTGGCCAGGCTGCGCCAGCACGCGGCCGATGACACGGTCACGATCGTATTTGCGGGCGATACCCAGCGGTGGTATGCAGAACAGGAAAGGTTTGTCAATAAAGTGAACAGCCTCGAAAATGTAGACCTCGTATTACTCGCGGGCGACATTTCCGACTTCGGCCTCTTGCAGGAATTCAAATGGGTGCACAAAAGACTCTCCGAACTGCGTGTACCGTACTTTGCAATCATCGGCAATCACGACATGGTAGCGAATGGCAGGCAGATATTCCGGCAAATGTTCGGGGAGCTGAATTACTCCTTTGTTTACGGCGGTATTAAATTCATTGCCCACAATACCAATGGCCTGGAAGCTCCCGGCGAGCACATTCCCGACCTCGGCTGGCTCGCGCACGAGCTGCAAAACACGGAGCGCGCCAGGCACATTATCACCGTTTCGCATGTGCCGCCATTCAATCCGGCCGAATTTGGGCCCGAATCGTTGGAGCCCTACACGCAACTCCTCCAAAACACCCCCAATCTGCTGCTATCCCTGCATGGCCACGTTCACCAGCACCAGGATTACTCCCCTTTTGGCGACAACGTTCGCTACATGACCAGCTTTTCCTTCGAGCAAAGTGCATTCGTGCTGCTCAGGATCGTGAACGGCCAGGTAATCAAATCCACCATTCCTTACTGA